The genomic interval CCCGTGACCGGATCCTGGATACGGCAGCGCGGTTGTTCGGTCAGCGGGGGATCGCCGCGACGTCGACGAATCGGATCGCGGCCGAGGCGGGCGTCAGTATCGGCACCGTGTACCGGTATTTCTCCGACCGGGCGGTAATGGTCGACGAACTGCTCGAACGGATGCTGGGAGACATCGAGGCGCGTTTCGTGCAGCGAGTGCTCGACCGACCGGACGAACCCTTCGCCGAGACGATGCGCGCGGTATTGGAGGTTGTCGCCGAGGATCTCGTCGCGCGGGCCGGGCTGGTGCGGGCGCTGGTCGCGGGCCTGCAGTACTACAGCAGCGGCTTGCCCGAATTCGAGCCACGGCTACGCGGCGTGGTCAAGACACTGCTGATCCGAACCCTCGGTCCGGGCGACGACCACACCTACGAGGTGATGAGCCTGGTCGTACTCAACACATCTTTCGCCGCCGTGGTCCGCGTGGCGGTCTCGGACATGGACCCGCACCAGCGCGCGGAAGCACTCGACATGACCGCGCGAGTACTCGCCGCGCTGCTGGTCAGCGAATCCACCGCCATTGCGGGATGACGGGATCGGTCATACGCAATGGGAAGGAATGCCGAGTAGGACGCGGTGCACAGCGTTACGTGCCATATCGGCGTTCCCTGGAAATCAAAAGTCGGATAACCGTTTCGTGCTACCGGATCGCGGTCGGTGGGTCGTGAACGATCGAACGGGTTACGGTGGGGGCATGTACGTTACGCCGCCGCAGGGGGCCGGGGCGCGGCCGAGTGGTGATCGCTCGGGGTTGATGCTGATCGGGCCCGGGTTCGCCGCGATCATCGGGTCGGCCATGTTCACCGCCGTGTATCGGATCGACGGGAGGTCGATGATCCAGACCGAACTCGGTCTGTCCGGCCCGGCGGTGCTGGTGACCTGTGTTCTCTCCTATCTGGTCGCGGCCGGGCTCGCCGTGGGGGTCGGGCTCGCGCTCGGTGCGCGTTTCCCGACGGCGGTGACCATGCCCGCGATCGGCCTCATGCTCCTCGGCGCGGTGGTGACCGCGCTCGCGGCGGGTGGCCTCTTGCTACTGGTGGGGCGCGTGCTCGGCGGGCTCGGCGCGGGTGCGGCAGCCGGAGTGTTCGTGGCGCTGGCGCGCCGGCTCGACGGTCGGCGCGGTATCGCGGCTGCCGTGGCGGGGCTCGGTGTCCTGGCGGCGGTGATCGCACCCGTTGTCGGCCAGCTTATTTCGGACGCGACGAGTTTCCACGTGGCGTAC from Nocardia wallacei carries:
- a CDS encoding TetR/AcrR family transcriptional regulator yields the protein MPSKVEGARRRPSQERAKATRDRILDTAARLFGQRGIAATSTNRIAAEAGVSIGTVYRYFSDRAVMVDELLERMLGDIEARFVQRVLDRPDEPFAETMRAVLEVVAEDLVARAGLVRALVAGLQYYSSGLPEFEPRLRGVVKTLLIRTLGPGDDHTYEVMSLVVLNTSFAAVVRVAVSDMDPHQRAEALDMTARVLAALLVSESTAIAG